CAATAAGTTCAATTACATCATCTAAACTGGTCcttaatatactttaattttaataattcttttaacatTTTCCCTGCCCCCTGTTTGCATGTTATTCCAAGTTCCATGGGAGAAAAGTTACAAGTATTCATAACATAATCCTTCACAACAAAATTTCATCCTCCCTGTCCTCACTTAAACTTCCAGTCAAACTGCATGTCAAATATAACAATGAATGCACAGAGGCTTTTTGTTCTCTTCCCCAATATCAAAGAAGAACGAGTCAAGAACTAGGTAACAATATTAAGAAGTCTAGAGTGCAGATCTGAAATGCACTCAAGGTTGGTTTTTAGGAGGAAAGTTCCAACTAACTGCACCCAGGTCATCTGTAGAACTAAGCTAATTAAATCCATGTAAAGGTGCAAGTTATGAACTTTTCGAAATACCAAAAACTAGTGCAGGATTAAATGAAAATGGATACACAGAAACAGGATATCTTACTTTTGCCAATGTTTAGAATTTAGCTTGAACTCGCTCATTGTAGATAGGAGAAAGGACCAAGCAGATATGATGGCAGTTATTAATGGAGCAGAAGGTTTGACTGCAACTACCTAAACAACAAAATAGCTAAGGAAGTAAATTTAAGGTAGAAAAGTTAGGAGCgctaatatagaaaaaaaagtgcaataataattgaaaataaaacaattattaaaagagATGCATAAAACTTTGGattaataacaaaatagaaataaaactaACAGTATGTTTGAAAAAATTCCTACATTGGAACCTAATCTGGGATGAATCACTCGCCACAGTATGTCCATTGACTTCTCTGTTTCCTCTTGATCATTCCCACCAACAAAAGTGATTATAGCCAAGCATCCAAGCAACTATAGAATAAATGGcattgaagagaaaagattCAGAATCAGTGTCTCTGATGAATCATAAGGCAAATTTTTAGTACACAAGTCTTTCCAAAATATTCAAACTCCTACTTACTGTTAAAATTCATGAGAAAGTAAAACATGAGAAAGTGATAGAAAGTTGAGAGTATTGAGAAATCTTTGGTATTTTGATATCTAACCACTGAGAGCTTGTCCTGAGTTTATATATACTTCTAGAATCAGTTGAAACTGTAATAATTAGTTACAACTGATTAGAAACAAAAACACGACAGAAAACTGACTTCTGAAAGCCTAATGGGCTTGGTATTCATGGCCCCAATTTACAAAAGAGAACAACAGCTACAATAGCAACAAAGTAATCCGCATCTCGCTAATACTTACTGAAGGAATTTTTGTCAAATCTGATTTAGATGTGAGAAATTCATCAAGAGGACGAGCTGTTTCCTCAAATATTTCCCTTGCACGATTATCACCACATCCAACAGTCAGAGACAGCAAACCtacaaaataatcaaattatatgtttaattatatgaatgaacGCAACATTATACATTCATAAGATGATCCAAATCTTACCAATGACATGTGATGCCAAAGCTATCTCCTTTGCAGATGCTTTTTTGGATCCCTTTTTTATTGAAGCAAGACAGAGATGCAATAAAGTAGCAAATCTGATAGAGGAAAGGACCTCAAGGTTAGAAACATCATATTTATTGCAATAAATAAACCGATGGGCAAGAGATATCACATCTCTGTTCTGAACACAAATACTTTTTGACATTGTAACTATCCAGTAGTAACCATCCTATTGAAGGATAGGAAATATATATGGGAaacttataacatttttttcagATTAATGTAGTTTTGCACATAAACCAGCCAGTTAATGACGCAAGTACATTAGAAATAATAAGATTTAAGAACACAGCATAAAAGACAAAAGTGCGAGCGTGTTGAATACACCAGTATCATTACTAGACTGAAACACTGAAATTAATTTGATAACTTTGTTGTTAATTTGACAAGTCAGAAACACTGAAATTTCTAGACATAAAAGTCTAAAGAAGGAAATGTAAGCACCAAAGGATGATggttttattttagtgtttagTCATTCAAAACAGGAAAGAGTTGCTATAATATATACACGGAGGAATCTCATACACCGAGTACTCTAGTACTTTCTCAATCAATTTCATTTTTGGCAAGTAAACGGGCGTGGTGTTATTGGAACTCCAATTTCCTATTCATTTGTACTCTACACTAAATACTTTTCATAGCAATTTCTTAAATTCTGTCAACTACACTAAAAATTACTAATGAAAGTAAGCAATGTGGGATGTGAAAAGCCAATCAAAAGTGACAATAGCCGTAACCGCTAAAGAAACACTGCTAAAACAAATTTCAGCTTTCAGAACTAAATTGAAATTCTGGACTTCCCCAAATTAACTCATCCTTTATATGCAATCTTAGAAAGGAAATATAAGTCTGACTTAATTAAACCTTGTAAAATCGACTTGTAAAGTGATATTTGCTCTTACTTATATACTCTATTTTAGTCATATCTCTAGACATTGCGGGATCTCCAACACAATCAAAATATAGTTAAACTCAAAGCCAAAGATATCTTCTTAAGGCTAATGAAGAGCTTAGGAAACAGAAACACTCCAATACAAGACATGTGGCTAGGTTGGACAAAGCACATGTATCAATTTTCTTTATGTTGCTTTAGCAAGTTGTAACACATACAATGCAATTAGGTAAATAAATGATACAATAGAAAGAAACAGAGTTAAATAACGTAAAACTCGTTAGTTGCTTACTTCTTATCCACAAACTGATGCTGCAAGTTGCTACTGAATGCCCCAACGATCACCGACAATGCTCTCTCCCTCGTGGAACTCCtttatttccaaaacaaaaGCTAACAAAATTTATACATGCATTGATAGTGTAAAAATCTTTTACACCATAAACCATCATGTACAGTAAgttcttaaatataataataactaacTAGTCTAAAAGTCATACCAATGAAGATTTTCCACTAGTTGAGTTTACTCGTAAACTAAAACTTGTTATAATTTTAGATTTGGAATTTGCAGCTGTAAACCAAGTACCTTTTCTCGTCCAAGGCATCGAGAGCATGATCGAGGAGAGCGTCTTGATCGAAGAGCACTTCTTCGTTCCCTGAGACGGAGACGTGATCAGTTCGCGAAGTTGACGACGAACTCACACTACTACTATCATCGTCGCTATCCAACATTGCAGCATTTTTACGTTGAGAATTACCTACTCATACATAACCGAAACACAGCACAAAAACAACCAGTAACTTCATTCAATTCAAACTCCGTCATTCATTCGCCTCGACGT
This window of the Vigna angularis cultivar LongXiaoDou No.4 chromosome 7, ASM1680809v1, whole genome shotgun sequence genome carries:
- the LOC108338500 gene encoding uncharacterized protein LOC108338500 isoform X1, which translates into the protein MGKRNSQRKNAAMLDSDDDSSSVSSSSTSRTDHVSVSGNEEVLFDQDALLDHALDALDEKRSSTRERALSVIVGAFSSNLQHQFVDKKFATLLHLCLASIKKGSKKASAKEIALASHVIGLLSLTVGCGDNRAREIFEETARPLDEFLTSKSDLTKIPSLLGCLAIITFVGGNDQEETEKSMDILWRVIHPRLGSNVVAVKPSAPLITAIISAWSFLLSTMSEFKLNSKHWQNSISYLSSLLDKEDRPVRIAAGEALAVIFENGIIEKFSADSKGASAMIQEEINLQESYIHLQGLKRKVINQVKNLSVEAGGKGSAKKDLNNQRNLFRDIVEFFEYGYSPEVSMKIGGDSLQTSSWSQMIQLNFLKHFLGGGGFIKHMQENEFLQDVFNFTPKRRYLNNNEHRMSSGEKRMFKSPNSVQNKARTQLLNKQRLLSEGRNLGHYAASMVDDEAF